tgcaaaaactCTTCAAAATAGAGTAGTGTATTCCAATGGGCTCttaacttttcttttattttctctttttcgctttagataaaaatgaaatttggcGTTTCTTGGCTCATACTGTTTGGTTCATTTCCCATGGACAGTTCAGTAGTTTGCCCTTGTTTCCCACTAAAAGCAAGTAGGGATAGAAAACATTTCTGGTTAAGTAAGTTAGTTTTACATTTTATGCAAATTATGCAATTTGGTTTAGTTTAATAGTACTACTTTTTTGGCTTATTAAATTGACTGGAAGATCCAAGAACTTGCACATGCCCAAAAGTTCGTCGGCAATAACCAAATCCCCATAAGTAAGTGGAAAGTTTTGAAGCCGAGaaacggaaaagaaaatgatatgaTAACTATAATTCTCTCTTGATCTTGTATATATGATCAGAAAAAGAATGAATTAGGTACACATGAAGGATACTGACAATCTACAATCCATCTCCTCCCTTCATGATGTACAGAAAGATTGTATCAAAGAATGATTCAAAGAATGCAAAACGActtacaaaggaaaaaaaaaaatcatccctACACTAGAAGGAGCAGAATGTAGAATGGAAAAGCCTTCTTTTCTGCAGTTTCGTCTATACACCTGTTAATCTGAAATTTCTAGCTAATATCTATGCTGTTAAGAACCAAGTGGACTTCTGCCCGGGGTTTCCCTGCTAAAGTTTGGAGTTAGAGATTTCCTGGGAGACGAAAAACTGGTCCTTGGAGATAGATTCACCAGCTCCAAGCCACGAACTTGAAGCTCCGAAGGATAGTCCCTGACACATCCAATCCGTGGACCAGCTCCTGTTGTCCATTTACAAGACAATTGCTTAGCTAACTGATAAGATTTCATTCCTTTATGCGAAAATATTCTCCTAATAATCTCTCCTTTTGGAATggcttcttcttcatcttcttcaacaTCCTCATCGAACAGATTTTCCTTGGAAACTGAGAAATCAGAGTCGGACAAGTTCTCTTCCGCTGTTTCATATCCATCCGCCGGAGTTTCACCACCAATTTGATgctcttgttcctcttgattCTTGAACAGCTCCAACACATCCTCCTTTTTGGGTATTTCAAGTACAGAAATCTTCGAGTGAAGTCCTCGAGACCACCTCGATATTTGCGGCGGTAAATTCTCGGTGCCCTTGCAATATTTCTTGATCGAATCAACTTTCTCTCTTTCGGAGATTTTAGCATCAGCATCATCACCAGCTCGACTGAAGTCTGGTTCTGATATGGTTTTTCGAAGACTTTGTTTCCTAACAAAGACTTCTTCCTCCTCACCAGTTGGGGCTCTCTGCACAAAGGACAGAAAATTAATCGACATATCACTCAATCATTTCAGAAATATTGTACCTTACTGGGACATAGAAAATTATTGAAAGAACCATTTGATCGATGAAGTGACAAGACTATGAAAATTACACAGGCGCAATCTATTCATTGACATTTTCATTTATGTTCATATCTTATCGTGCAAAGGCAAGATTAGCAACTCTACCTGGACAACACTGAGGTCGACATTTTTTTGCTTAAGGAATGACATAAgttcttcaaaattttcttctgtTGGGAGGTAATGGCCACTGTGAGGCCAGACAGCCTATGAAACCAAATGATTTGCATTAGAAACGATGAAACTGCAGCAAGTAAACAATTGAAAGGCACAATACTAGTTCTCTACCTTTAGAATGCCATCTTCCACTACTAATCTCCCAGCAGATAATGTAGCACCACCTGCCAAGaaacttgaatgctgaaatgTGCCTTTCTTTTTCAGCCCAACATACAAGACCTTGGAGACGCTGAGAACGAAAATCCACTTCGCATCCTCAGGACCGCCTCTTGTATCTAGAAGCTGTCCGCTTTCTTTGTACTTAAACTTTCCGTCCTCTATTACAACTTCATACGCCATTCTTTCTATCTGTGgcaataaacaaatttattaacTCTTGAACTCTTGAATTGGGCTCAATAATAGCCAAAGTTAAGGATTGATTTCCCAGTTGTCTACATGAGATTAACCATTAACAGCTCTCAAACAAGATAAGCAttctttctaaaaaaaaaaaaaaaccgaagTCAAGGATGAGATGAAGCTCACCGGCCCAAGATACTTTATGCATTGTTGATGAAGTTTTGATCGAGGGCATTTCTCAAGATTTACTTCTTTACCTTCTCCAATATCAAGCCTGCAAATGAAGTTTGAAAGCGATTACGAAGCTGAAGAAATTCCTTCTTATCTCATACTTGTTTTACGAGTAAAATAAAGCTTACCAGTAGAAGAAGGGCTGTTTACTCTCACACTGAAGCCAGTTGACATAATAAAATTGAAGATTATGGCCATATCGATGACGGGGATCAATCTATCAGAGTTATGCAAAGGAGTTAACAAATGACTTGAAAAGAGTAAAGAGGATTTATCACTTGAACCTTCATTTGAAAGAGTACTCACAGCCTCAAGCCAATGTTGCAAAGCAAGTTTGCGTGCCTTTTTATCCTTTGACAAACCTTTCCCTACCTGATAATGGTGAGAAAGATGCCAATTAAGTACTCAAACAAGATGCAACAATGAACTATGCATATACTATTTCAAACATACTACCTTAGCCGCTCTTGTTCTTGCCCTCGACCAACGTGAAATTGCTGTTTCAGGTTTCTCGTCAAAGAATGACACAGAAGTGCGCTTGAGTTCAGCAAAATCCAATAACTTCCACCTGGAGACGACACGATTAAGCTAAGACTGGAAATTTAAAGAgtataaagaagaaagagattcCCAAGATACCATTCTTTCACAATGGGAATATTTCCTTTGTGTTTGTATTTACATGCTACTGCATTTTGGAACAAAGTCATGCAAGTTGAGTATGCTGCCAGTCTCTAAACGAGACCTTCAAACTTTATCAATTACTTTCTGATGGATGCATGACTATGATTAAATGATATGCAGCGAAAAAACAGAATCAAAACAGAACTGCAGCCCATGATTCTTTTAATACCATACTTAATACTAGTTGATACTAACCATCTTTGTTCCACTAGAACCGCACAATCTGCTAGTTGCCTTCTGGTTCGGAAACTTTTATATGTTTTCTGCAGCTTTAGAGCAGCCATATCTCTATCATTTGCAGGACCTGGCGAGGGCATTGCTATAGATTTCTCAAACACACTATCTGGGGCAGGTGACGTTGGAGGGACTTGCTTGCTCTTGGCATTGTTGATTGATGCAATAATTCCTGTGTTTTCTACATCAAAGGCAGGAGCTTTCAGTGATATCTCTAATTCCCGGCCTTTAAAGCTGAGAGACCCTTCAAGGATCATTTTTCCAGAATCGAAAGACTTCATCGCTGCTTTAGAATCAGAATCTCTACCGTTAAAACTAACAGAACGTATTACAGCTTTTACATCACCACGTTCAAAACTTATTTGTCTAACTAAAAGGGATTCCAATTGACCATCCAAATCATGCGATAAAGGGCATGAAAAAGACATCCCCATTTCTCTCCAGAATGCAGGGATGTCCGATTCCAAACCAACAGATATGTACTTTGATCTGCACCAAGGGAAAGGGAATGAAATTAGTTCACCTAAGGACTGCATCAAAGTGATAATTCATGTAATCAAATTTACGTACAAACAACAGCTCAGATACAGCTGTCAGACAACAATGTATCACCAACTCTTGAGTAGCTAATGCGAAACACAGTACGAGGAAATAAAAGTCCAACCCGCcattccccaaaaaaaaaaaatctaatataACAAATAACCGTATACAAGAAAGAAGAATTCGTCAACTAGAATGATGCCCAATAGCCAGTAAAAGTTAGTATTTCTTTACAGTTACatcccacaaatcaagaaacgtTCCATATTCTTCAAAAGAATGCAATTCAAATCCGTACAATGAGATTCAAATCTCACAACGGTAGAGCATCAGAACCGTAGCAAAATAAGAATATCAGTCCAAAAACTCAAGTTTAATCAATCAATCACTAAAGAAATGTCTGCATTTAAGAATCTCTTTGCCACCCCATTTGACCATATGTTATCACGATCAGAAAGACCATTACAACCCTTTTTCTGCGACAAACATAGACGTACCAATCTAAGTACAACAGCCATAAAGATTGCAGAAAGTTGGAGTTTTTCTTTACCTCGTATGATTAGCGCCTGCCTGAAAATGTTACGACGGTATATTCAAAAAATGCAAATAAGATAGGGAACTGGGACGATCCCAGAAAGGGATGGTGAAAAGAGAATTAGAAGGCAAGTTTAAGGAAGATAAACAGATGACAGGAATGTGAGAGAGAGCGTGTAATGTGGGGGTGACGAGGTAATCAAAAGGAAGAAGCTTTATCGGTTTTGGTCATCAAAAGGAGAAAATTTGGTATTCGTTAGTCCCACTTCTCTTCCCCTCTTTTCTCTCCGTGTCCAAAACGGGATGAAGCCAAAGGACTCGACTGAATTTTAGAAAGAGTTGTAAGGCAAGGTACATTGGCTGTCCTTGCTTATCTAACAAACTCTTATCTCATTTCTGCTCAATTTATAGGAAAAGAGAGCTACTGGGGCTTGTTCTGCAACGCATGGATGCACAATTTTCCAACCACGTGTTCTACTCCTTGACTGCCTCAGGAAGTTTCAAGTGAATTACATAAGCTAGAAAAATACTAGTTTAGTACTGGAAATGGTGGCCTCGGGATTTGGATATACAGTCATCATATATGATATATTTTGAGGTTTCGTGGGTTGCATTCATGGCCATGGTCATTATTTATGACAATACCATCTAACCAAAATGCTACTACAATTAAATAAATGTTTCTTGTGGTTGATTTCAATCTGGCCTTGCTGTtactcttttgttttcttcggCACAAATGAGGTGGCAAAGATCAAATAAGTATATTATCGCAACAGGATATCAGGATCATGGATGCTTCGGTTctcttatttgtttttttttttttttatttctaatgCTTTTAAAGGTTCTTTAGAATTTAACAGAGTTTATTTACTTGACAATTATAAAaaaggataattttagaaacctcccttgagatttgcAGCGATTGCAACCACCTCCCTTAAGGTTAGAAAATTTGTAGAAACCTCCCctagaaaatatattttggtgacaaatgatgatgtaagcacaAAAAGTCTAATGAATGTCATATATTGCCCCTATTTGACttacaaaacaaattaaatgaCAAAGAAATCAAATATCATCATTAGTTGCTgagcaaaaaaattttaaggtaATTCTTTGCAGCAAAATTTAGACCATATTTCAAGGCatatcatttttttaatttttggacttccttttttttttccctttgctaAGTACGTTGTGAAGAAACTACTTTTAACAAATGCATCCCTACTAGTTggttatttataaaactaagcAAGGAATGTGATTTCGtacagaaaaatttttacatttttcataAGCACATTGCACAAtcactattttattttatatacatcaaatcgttataacacatttttttacaaaaactcctaaaaataacaattcaaatagtgcagattttcttttcctttacaCCCACTTTTCATTTAGAATTTATAGAGTTGTCAATTTTCATAACATCAAGGaaggtaaatataattttttaaatcttgAGAAAGGTGACTGAAATGGTCAGAAACCTTAAGGGAAGTgtatatgaaattatccctttagaagaagaagaagaagaaattcaaCCTTACTCTTTGACCGACCATTATAGCTAGTTTGGATAGATATTGTAATATGACTAGAGCACTCACTAAATTCTCTAGTGCTCTTAATAAATTTCTCTAATTAATGATTTTAATTAGTGATTTAAAATTTGTTAGAAAGATAAAATTTTACTTGCACTGGAGAATCACAAAAAGTTTATAGAGGTCAAGTTTGAATGGTTCAATCTTACTTTTAGACATTCTATCTTGAATTGGTAGACAATCTCCCTCCTCAGTACTCCATGGAATCATTCTTCATatgcttcttgcttttcttGCTTTTTCACTTTTTGTACTTCAGAACGAGGAccttcaatttttttcctttttttttttggagaaacaTTTCAAGACGTTTTGATGGAGCAAGTTACAATTATAGGCGTTGTCAAACAAATTGAGATATCTTTTACTTTTgacttgtcttttttttttattccttaCATTGCGCAAGAAATACTACTATTAAGGAGGCGTTTGGTAAACGAGTCGAGCGGTAGGAATGAGTATCAAGTTAGTAATATTCATATTTACTATTATTGGGTAGATCAGAATAGGAATCAtttaatgaaaatgaaagtgtTAGATCTTATCCCTGTCATTCTTCACTCGTATTTGTAGTGAAACCCGGTCAAGATCCTAATGAAACAGGTGCAGGAGAATGATACAAAAAACCATACTCATAGCGGAAGTGGAGCCTATGATTCTGACTCCAGAATTTAAGCCACACTTGCTAATTCCATTATTCTTTTCAGCTCGCAAGGCTTTTGGATAATGCTTTTACCCCATAATTTTCTTTTAGGGCGAAAAATATCATTAGCGATTAAACTATTACTCGCATCAATTTTTTGTTACAAATTAGCCATTAAACTAATTAATCAGCATAATCATGGGTATTTTATCAATTATTGCTCTTAATTTACAAAATAATCAGAATcgtattttgacaaaaaaaaaatacccatGATTGACAAATATGCCATTGCATTTTGACATGTGTTTTGATTCTTTTGTAGATTAAGAGCAATAATTAATAAAATGGCTACGAATGTGCTGATTAGTTAGTTTAGTGACTAATTTGTAATGAAAAATTATTTGATAGTCAAAATTCGACGCAAGTAATAATTGAATGCcattttattcctttctttTAGGACTATATTAATTGTGAATAAGGAAAGTCTCTTCTCAAGTCTTTTTGCCACCGTGCTGAATTAGGATCAGAAAAAGTATATTTCACCCCAAACAACCAAGTATGTTTTGAAAATCAGATCGGATCGGTCGGTTCAACTGGTTGAACCACAAATCGACTATATTTCCGGTCCGATTCAATTAAAAAATCAAAGATTAAATTGAACCGATAAAAATTGGGAGGTTCAACCTATTTTTATTATGtacttatttttaaaaataattattttagttttattcaaaattcttaatattaaaataaataaaaaaaattattaaacattTAAACCGAAATCGAACTGATCAAACCATGAACCTTTTCGGATTCACTCTTCGGTCTGGGTTTAAAAACATTGCCAACCGATCTGCTGACCCAAAGTGGGgaagaaacacacacacacaaagaaaaagtgccaaatactttCACTACTAAATAAGCATGGACCATGGTCTGCCGTCCACAATATTGACCATAACACAAACGCTTGTCTATTCTCTTCAAAGCAACTTGAGGGAAATTACATCTCATGGGAACGCgacttctttttctcttattaACCCATTCCGTAAACCACTATACATTTCATTATACATGCAATTAGAGTTAGCGAAATTAAAAATGAACTGATTACTTGATCCATGAACCCCTAATCCGGATGGACGATAACCTTTCGAAATGGGTAAGTCAAGTCAACTTGCTATTAGGCTATTAGCCAGCCATAGTACAAGTTTCAACGTACAAAAAGCAGTAGTGTTGATTCTATCCTTTAGGTAGACCAGTGATCCAAAGTTCGGTTTGGGCGGAAAACTCACCGGCATTTGGTCCAATAGCAAGCCTCTACTTTCGCATCGGATTGAATGGTATTTTCGGGAACAAATATGAATCGGTGATCCGATACTTGACTTGATGGTCTAACTGTTCTCCgacacaaaataaataaaagtaaatactCTCTCTCACCTTTGCTCCgacaccccaaaaaaaataaaaacaaattaaaaatgtCCATTCTTAATTAGTACTCCCTccatttttttataactgacgtttaagattttgcacaccaattaagaaaagtttttcattgtttaaatctatacactactttccttttgtaccctcattaattgtccaattcaccaatgttttctctcactagagtactaaatggaaaagagagataaaaggataaaattgtgaaaaaataattaatgctaCATGGAGATAgtaaaacgacagataaaagtacttaAGAGTAAATTtgttaaacgtcagttataaaaaaagggagggagtactAATTAATTATTACAAGTTACAAGCACAAAAGGCGAGTTTACAACACgctcaaatttattaaaaaaaaaaagggggggtgTTGGAGTCAGGCGCTTTTAttaagagaagaagaagaaggcatGATATATTTTTCCAAAGTCAAATCTTaataacaaacaaaaaaaaaatttcccacaGTCACAGACAGCTATCCCATGGGCTATTGGTTGACAGCCAGAGTACTGTACTTCAACCGTACGAACATTTAATCAATGTCCACGTGGCACAAAGAATCTTTGTCCATCAACTCCGTCTTGATGATGCTTCGAGGAATTCCCCTTTCTCCatttatggattttttttaaaacaaattttaaaaagtcAATCCACTTTTCAATTGTACTATTCATATTTGAAGGAAAGAGTAGAGATATTTATTATTAACATTTGTTTGTAATACAAAAGTAACTAACGAGATAATAAAGTATTTTTATATTGagttatagttttttttttatatataatagtTATAAAGTTAAACGTTTGTTCAATAAATTGGAATTATTATAATAAGGATAAGTTACTTCTTAGAGTTTAGTTATGAATTGATGTAAGGGACAATACggctgtttggattgctatttttaagattttttttatagaaaaataaactgtactgatttgatatatataaggtaaaaagataattgaaaaatatgttcacgaaaatgtaaaaaaatttctaaaaaaaaaactacaatccaaacaagtttAATGCTTTCACCTACTATTCAGAAGCTTTTATACATAAATTTATTACATTATGATAATATTCATTAAATAGTTCAAtacttaaaataataaataataggtATTCTTTGATATGGTAGATTTATTCATCAACATGATTGTACACCTATTCATACTCGTTCTTGATTCAagacccatatatatatatatatatatatatatatagcaatcTCTTTTATACATGAATAATTTATTAGTACTTTGTATCAAAGTTAATAAATCTTGCAATTGGAATAACCAGATGCAGATGTGATTCTGATATACTTTGGGGGGAACTCTCGATACTTGTTCACTTATACATACTACAGGCAAACTCATCAATTACCAAACAAAAAATGGACAAGTAGCAGCAGGTTGCACGTAGAAACTCTTAACGCGGAATACATGCACTACGCTTACATGCAAAACAAGACAAGTTGATTTCAAATTAAGTATACCTtcgataaaattgaaatctgaatatattaaatttttaaatttttaagcgttaaatctaatacatttaagtgcatatcacattcagtgataaatgAATAGCTTATCACTGAATTTTGGGAACAAGTTCTGTCTAGGAAATTCAGTgctatttaattaattcagttattcaattttttgttatcaaactacttgaatatattaagatatgaatctattaaatttaagtgttgaattaagTTATCAAATAGAGCCTAAGAAGCACTACTAGTACTGTCCATTTAATTTTCTTGATAATATCAGTAACTATATTGACTAGCTAATTTAATAGCAGTGTAAAATTAGGTTAAACAAGCACACATAAGCATTCAAATGTTTGCTGTATATCGTATCTACTATCTATCTACCCGAGTTGCCAAACCATTCTTCAATTAATATCATTCTGCAATTCCAGATTTTCAGTACTTTACAGTACTCTGCGTAGAAGGATGCGAGTAAAGCTGAAAATAGACGAGGCAAAAGTTGAGTTGATAGATGATATTGTCACGGCCTGATGGCCGTTGGCCACGGAGAAATCTAAGCTAGAaggtgtgtatatatatatatatatatatatatatataccattTGAAATTGAAGTATATTATCGATACGAAAAATTATCCTACATTAGGGAGAGAAGAGGACCAGAAGAGGTTTCAGGGTAATTCGAAAGGAACTGAACCACTACTAGACCAAAGGGTATacttagggatggcaacggggcgggggccCCCTCATCCatcccccgcccccgcccccgccccgtcccccaCCTCCCACTCCCCCCGTCCCGCCCCAGAAGAGGTTTCTGGGTAATTCGAAAGGAACTGAACCACTACTAGACCAAAGGGTATacttagggatggcaacggggcgggggccCCCTCACCCatcccccgcccccgcccccgccccgtcccccgcctcccACTCCCCCCGtcccgccccgcttcccccgcggggttaataaaattttccccgcggggttaataaaattttattatagttaaattttaataaataatcaagtactaaaatatcaacacatcatcaagttattattcattttaattttacaattgaaactcataaaaaca
The genomic region above belongs to Coffea arabica cultivar ET-39 chromosome 7c, Coffea Arabica ET-39 HiFi, whole genome shotgun sequence and contains:
- the LOC113695390 gene encoding IQ domain-containing protein IQM6, with protein sequence MGMSFSCPLSHDLDGQLESLLVRQISFERGDVKAVIRSVSFNGRDSDSKAAMKSFDSGKMILEGSLSFKGRELEISLKAPAFDVENTGIIASINNAKSKQVPPTSPAPDSVFEKSIAMPSPGPANDRDMAALKLQKTYKSFRTRRQLADCAVLVEQRWWKLLDFAELKRTSVSFFDEKPETAISRWSRARTRAAKVGKGLSKDKKARKLALQHWLEAIDPRHRYGHNLQFYYVNWLQCESKQPFFYWLDIGEGKEVNLEKCPRSKLHQQCIKYLGPIERMAYEVVIEDGKFKYKESGQLLDTRGGPEDAKWIFVLSVSKVLYVGLKKKGTFQHSSFLAGGATLSAGRLVVEDGILKAVWPHSGHYLPTEENFEELMSFLKQKNVDLSVVQRAPTGEEEEVFVRKQSLRKTISEPDFSRAGDDADAKISEREKVDSIKKYCKGTENLPPQISRWSRGLHSKISVLEIPKKEDVLELFKNQEEQEHQIGGETPADGYETAEENLSDSDFSVSKENLFDEDVEEDEEEAIPKGEIIRRIFSHKGMKSYQLAKQLSCKWTTGAGPRIGCVRDYPSELQVRGLELVNLSPRTSFSSPRKSLTPNFSRETPGRSPLGS